In Aspergillus flavus chromosome 3, complete sequence, one genomic interval encodes:
- a CDS encoding putative histidine acid phosphatase — MGVTLRTLWLLGLSSAASAKAFEPLEHLGANSPWFAGPNVNKIASTVPEECSVDQAIYIVRHGSRYPDPGAYQEWEDLHNAFQSAEYRATGSLSFISDWSPVLRHPDQEISQLSITGYKELYNLGADLRFRYPTFYQDNTPFLLWANDYQRTIDSARLFARGYLGPNASYGDVYVVDADASGAAGNSLATSDQCPNFKDASGGDQITEWQDIYLPPITKRLNGKLSGNLTLTDDQVSLFPYLCGFETQITGQVSPWCDVLTKKEILEYEYAQDLRYYYGTGPGVGKNMTVMLPVLQGVVNLLKEGPSATAEKGNDTLQLPPLVVAFTHDNQLNELASLLGVFDDQKPLASNKMDQDRIYVSSNVNPMRGTIAFERLTCTSGGQSTANVRILLNDAVYPIPSCRSGPGSSCPVDQYVQYVAQKRKQYGSFASVCGLPEKNITTAGADGSVTFFTDLTLPFLRVVKP, encoded by the exons ATGGGCGTGACACTAAGAACCTTGTGGTTGCTGGGTCTGAGCTCTGCGGCCTCGGCCAAGGCGTTCGAACCTTTGGAGCATTTAGGTGCTAATTCTCCATGGTTTGCGG GGCCCAACGTCAACAAGATTGCATCTACTGTCCCCGAAGAATGCTCCGTGGACCAGGCTATTTACATTGTCCGTCACGGCAGCAGATACCCTGACCCTGGTGCCTACCAGGAATGGGAGGACCTTCACAATGCG TTCCAATCCGCCGAGTATCGCGCTACCGGGTCGCTGAGCTTTATCTCCGACTGGAGTCCGGTGCTTAGGCACCCCGACCAAGAAATTAGTCAGTTGTCCATTACTGGCTATAAGGAGCT ATACAACCTTGGTGCCGATTTGCGATTCCGGTACCCAACTTTCTACCAGGATAATACTCCTTTCTTGCTGTGGGCGAACGACTATCAGCGAACCATTGATTCCGCGAG ACTCTTCGCTCGCGGTTATCTGGGCCCCAATGCTTCTTACGGTGACGTTTATGTTGTCGATGCAGATGCCTCGGGTGCTGCTGGCAACTCCTTGGCTACCTCTGACCAGTGTCCCAACTTTAAGGATGCCAGTGGAGGTGACCAGATCACTGAATGGCAAGATATCTATCTTCCTCCCATCACCAAACGCCTCAATGGAAAACTCTCTGGAAATCTCACTCTCACGGATGACCAGGTCTCTTTGTTCCCTTACCTGTGTGGGTTTGAGACGCAGATTACCGGCCAGGTCAGCCCGTGGTGTGATGTGCTCACTAAGAAAGAGATCCTAGAATACGAATATGCTCAGGATCTGCGCTACTACTACGGCACAG GGCCTGGTGTGGGCAAGAACATGACCGTTATGCTTCCTGTGCTACAGGGTGTGGTCAACCTGTTGAAGGAAGGACCGTCCGCCACAGCTGAGAAGGGCAACGATACCCTGCAGTTGCCTCCGCTGGTGGTGGCCTTTACCCATGATAACCAGCTTAACGAACTGGCTTCTCTCTTGGGTGTCTTTGATGACCAGAAACCGCTCGCCTCGAACAAGATGGATCAGGATAGG ATCTACGTTAGCAGCAATGTGAATCCTATGCGTGGGACCATCGCTTTCGAGCGTCTCACTTGCACATCAGGCGGGCAGAGCACGGCTAACGTCCGGATCTTGCTGAACGATGCCGTGTACC CTATCCCGTCTTGCCGCTCGGGACCTGGAAGCAGCTGCCCGGTTGACCAGTACGTCCAGTACGTGGcgcagaaaaggaagcagTACGGGTCGTTCGCCTCGGTTTGCGGCCTCCCCGAGAAAAACATCACGACCGCCGGTGCCGACGGATCAGTGACCTTCTTCACAGATCTCACACTGCCATTCCTGCGCGTGGTCAAACCTTGA